One Candidatus Methylomirabilota bacterium DNA segment encodes these proteins:
- a CDS encoding benzoate-CoA ligase family protein, producing the protein MANAVTAFLDDRLAARQGDRSAIVTPSATSTYGELLTAVNRTGNALRALGVEPEQRVALLLPDGVEWAAAFFGALRIGAVAVPLNTRLAPADLVALLRDSRAKVLVGDAGLVAPLRPALAELPRLKVIEPEDLLRGGAPALDPEPMSDDDMAFWLYTSGTTGAAKAAVHLHRDLLACRHYGLHVLRATAGDRVFATSKLFFAYALGNGLLIPLYVGGQTFLHPAWPDPAIVAAAMTRFRPTLFFSVPTFYARLLRSDLPRATFASLRCAVSAGERLPEEVYRAVRERFGLEILEGMGATETIFMVLSNRPGESRAGSSGTPVPGTEARLLDGDGREVAEGAEGVLHVKTPSASPFYWNRAEQSRRAFVGEWFRTGDVYARDAEGFYHHRGREDDLFKVAGMWVGPGDVEAALLAHPDVAEAGVVGAEDESGLTKPFAFVVPKAGADAAFAGALARLAEEKLAPHQRPRRIFVVPELPRTATGKLQRFLLRARVR; encoded by the coding sequence ATGGCCAACGCCGTCACCGCCTTCCTCGACGACCGTCTGGCCGCCCGCCAGGGCGACCGATCCGCAATCGTCACACCGTCCGCGACGAGCACGTATGGCGAGCTTCTCACCGCCGTCAATCGGACGGGCAACGCGCTGCGCGCCCTCGGCGTGGAGCCCGAGCAACGCGTGGCGCTGCTGCTGCCCGACGGCGTCGAGTGGGCGGCCGCCTTCTTCGGCGCGCTCCGGATCGGCGCCGTGGCGGTGCCGCTCAACACGCGTCTGGCCCCCGCCGACTTGGTCGCCCTGCTCCGCGACAGCCGGGCGAAGGTTCTCGTCGGCGACGCCGGGCTCGTGGCGCCCCTCCGGCCGGCGCTCGCCGAGCTACCACGGCTGAAGGTGATCGAGCCGGAGGATCTCCTGCGCGGCGGGGCGCCTGCGCTCGATCCCGAGCCGATGAGCGACGACGACATGGCCTTCTGGCTCTACACCTCGGGGACGACCGGCGCGGCCAAGGCGGCGGTGCATCTGCACCGCGACCTGCTGGCGTGCCGTCACTACGGGCTCCACGTCCTCCGGGCGACGGCGGGGGACCGCGTCTTCGCGACCTCCAAGCTGTTCTTCGCCTATGCCCTCGGCAACGGGCTGCTGATCCCGCTCTACGTCGGCGGCCAGACTTTTTTGCATCCGGCCTGGCCGGACCCGGCGATCGTCGCCGCGGCGATGACCCGCTTCCGCCCGACGCTCTTCTTCTCGGTGCCGACCTTCTACGCGCGCCTGCTGCGCTCCGACCTGCCCCGGGCAACGTTCGCTTCCCTCCGTTGCGCGGTGTCCGCCGGCGAGCGGCTGCCGGAGGAGGTCTACCGGGCGGTGCGCGAGCGCTTCGGTCTGGAGATCCTCGAGGGCATGGGCGCGACGGAGACGATCTTCATGGTGCTGTCGAATCGACCAGGTGAGAGCCGCGCCGGCTCGTCGGGCACGCCGGTGCCCGGCACCGAAGCCCGGCTCCTGGACGGCGACGGCCGCGAGGTGGCCGAGGGCGCTGAGGGCGTGCTGCATGTGAAGACGCCGTCGGCCAGCCCCTTCTACTGGAACCGGGCGGAGCAGTCGCGGCGCGCGTTCGTCGGTGAGTGGTTCAGGACCGGCGACGTCTACGCCCGCGACGCCGAGGGTTTCTATCACCATCGCGGGCGGGAAGACGACCTCTTCAAGGTCGCCGGGATGTGGGTGGGGCCGGGGGACGTCGAGGCGGCCTTGCTCGCCCATCCCGACGTGGCCGAGGCGGGCGTGGTGGGCGCCGAGGACGAGAGCGGGCTCACCAAGCCCTTCGCGTTCGTCGTACCCAAGGCGGGGGCGGATGCCGCGTTCGCCGGAGCGCTGGCGCGGCTGGCG